One genomic region from Eremothecium gossypii ATCC 10895 chromosome I, complete sequence encodes:
- the DAD1 gene encoding Dad1p (Syntenic homolog of Saccharomyces cerevisiae YDR016C (DAD1)) translates to MIMSKDIATTPELSEPDKYFVEQRDLLLQEITSTLDSILNNLNGLNISLENSIAVGKEFESVSELWKVFYDGLANGAAPGVAAANPSSQDLPTEPVAAHQNAAAGNSDAPAPSQ, encoded by the coding sequence ATGATCATGTCCAAGGATATTGCTACGACCCCAGAACTGTCCGAACCAGACAAGTACTTCGTTGAGCAGCGCGATTTGCTGCTACAAGAAATCACCTCCACGTTAGACTCCATCCTGAACAACTTAAATGGCCTGAATATTTCCCTGGAGAACTCCATCGCAGTAGGCAAAGAGTTTGAGAGCGTGTCCGAGCTTTGGAAGGTCTTTTACGACGGACTCGCGAACGGAGCGGCTCCTGGAGTTGCCGCAGCCAACCCGTCGTCTCAGGACCTGCCCACTGAGCCCGTCGCCGCGCACCAGAATGCTGCAGCGGGCAATAGTGACGCACCAGCGCCATCGCAGTAG